A genomic region of Clavibacter michiganensis subsp. insidiosus contains the following coding sequences:
- a CDS encoding bifunctional lysylphosphatidylglycerol flippase/synthetase MprF: protein MTTRPRILTFQGAARALLTRLVAQPVTLGIAAAILLLAVLPAVSATWRRVVRHELATGYEAVVERGHWWTTATAAFLTDGPVELVVSLLAVLVLVGVAEHLMGWWRTLLGFVLTGTVGSLLGIAVQALGLVDGELWSHGVRGIATADPLTAVAGVLALSSAWAGVLWRRRIRVVLVVVVLVFLLYSGQPSDLYRLLAILVGGVVGALLHRPAGGALWQRSSHHEVRVMLAWVVAILGTGPVIALLSRSRYGPLAPIALLFVDDRVPGDAISTRCLSSDFTHDCLQEIMLARIGGGVGPILLSVAPLLALLVAAYGLARGRRFAVWLAVSVNLLLAVLSAYAFGMLVHRDMVSPRLSASPSAHPEAVAALIASVTLPLGSAIVLVLLRRHFTILSTAPAIRRFLVTTGVALAGLMALFVATGLALSDAFTRPVDLNDLLAEAPDRFIPASFLRGESLDFLPTDPITDVVYRGVGPVFWIILVVASLRAIADVRIAAVPRAQARVAPALRRGAIGSLSHMATWPGNSYWIAADGQTVVAYRVVGSVAITTAAPLGPPDDDGALRDVLGQFARFADDNGWTPVFYSVPASMTPLFRDMGWETLVVAEETVVRPGTWQTTGKKWQKVRTSINGADRAGIRAEWTTWAELPLAWASQIEQMSEEWVAEKELPEMGFTLGGVEELRDPAVRLMLAIDADDHVQAATSWLPTLRDGEVVGWTLDFMRRRPDGVHGVMEFLIARSAMRMKEDGIEFMSLSAAPLAQTRAASPKGGHEDAGAGQERQESAVEWILEFLAESLEPVYGFRSLLEFKRKFQPELVPLIMAYPDATALPTVGLALTRAYLPSTSVRELTRVLRSAR, encoded by the coding sequence ATGACGACGCGCCCCCGCATCCTCACGTTCCAGGGCGCAGCCCGGGCGCTCCTCACGCGCCTCGTCGCGCAGCCGGTGACCCTGGGGATCGCCGCGGCGATCCTGCTCCTCGCCGTCCTGCCCGCCGTCTCCGCCACATGGCGCCGCGTCGTCCGCCACGAGCTCGCGACGGGCTACGAGGCGGTCGTCGAGCGCGGCCACTGGTGGACCACCGCCACCGCCGCCTTCCTCACGGACGGGCCCGTGGAGCTCGTCGTCTCGCTCCTGGCGGTGCTGGTGCTCGTCGGCGTCGCGGAGCACCTCATGGGCTGGTGGCGCACGCTGCTCGGGTTCGTGCTCACCGGCACCGTCGGCTCGCTCCTCGGCATCGCCGTCCAGGCCCTGGGCCTCGTGGACGGCGAGCTCTGGTCGCACGGCGTGCGGGGCATCGCGACGGCGGATCCGCTCACGGCTGTGGCGGGCGTGCTCGCGCTCTCGAGCGCGTGGGCCGGCGTCCTGTGGCGGCGGCGCATCCGCGTGGTGCTCGTCGTGGTGGTGCTCGTGTTCCTCCTCTACTCGGGCCAACCGAGCGACCTCTACCGGCTCCTCGCGATCCTCGTCGGGGGCGTCGTCGGCGCCCTGCTGCACCGGCCGGCCGGGGGAGCGCTCTGGCAGCGCAGCTCCCACCACGAGGTGCGCGTGATGCTCGCCTGGGTCGTCGCGATCCTCGGCACCGGCCCCGTCATCGCCCTGCTGTCCCGGAGCCGCTACGGTCCGCTCGCGCCCATCGCGCTGCTGTTCGTCGACGACCGGGTGCCGGGCGACGCGATCTCCACCCGCTGCCTGTCGAGCGACTTCACGCACGACTGCCTGCAGGAGATCATGCTGGCGCGGATCGGCGGCGGGGTCGGCCCGATCCTGCTCTCCGTGGCGCCGCTGCTGGCGCTGCTGGTCGCCGCGTACGGCCTGGCGCGCGGGCGGCGCTTCGCCGTGTGGCTCGCCGTGAGCGTCAACCTGCTCCTCGCCGTGCTGTCCGCCTACGCGTTCGGCATGCTCGTGCACCGCGACATGGTCTCGCCGCGCCTGTCCGCGTCGCCGTCCGCGCACCCGGAGGCGGTGGCCGCGCTCATCGCGTCGGTGACGCTGCCGCTCGGCAGCGCGATCGTCCTCGTGCTCCTACGCCGGCACTTCACGATCCTGTCGACGGCCCCCGCCATCCGGCGCTTCCTCGTGACGACGGGCGTCGCCCTGGCCGGGCTCATGGCGCTCTTCGTGGCCACCGGGCTCGCGCTCTCCGACGCCTTCACCCGGCCGGTGGACCTCAACGACCTGCTGGCCGAGGCGCCGGACCGCTTCATCCCGGCCTCGTTCCTGCGCGGGGAGTCGCTCGACTTCCTGCCGACCGACCCGATCACCGACGTCGTGTACCGCGGCGTGGGGCCGGTGTTCTGGATCATCCTGGTGGTCGCGAGCCTGCGCGCCATCGCCGACGTCCGCATCGCCGCCGTGCCCCGGGCGCAGGCGCGCGTCGCGCCGGCCCTCCGCCGCGGCGCGATCGGCTCCCTGTCGCACATGGCGACATGGCCGGGCAACTCGTACTGGATCGCCGCCGACGGGCAGACGGTCGTGGCGTATCGCGTGGTGGGCAGCGTCGCCATCACGACGGCGGCGCCGCTCGGCCCGCCCGACGACGACGGGGCGCTCCGCGACGTCCTCGGCCAGTTCGCGCGCTTCGCCGACGACAACGGGTGGACGCCCGTCTTCTACAGCGTCCCCGCGTCGATGACGCCGCTGTTCCGCGACATGGGCTGGGAGACGCTCGTCGTCGCCGAGGAGACCGTCGTGCGGCCGGGTACCTGGCAGACCACGGGCAAGAAGTGGCAGAAAGTGCGCACGTCCATCAACGGGGCCGACCGCGCCGGGATCCGCGCCGAGTGGACCACCTGGGCCGAGCTGCCGCTGGCGTGGGCGAGCCAGATCGAGCAGATGTCCGAGGAGTGGGTCGCGGAGAAGGAGCTGCCCGAGATGGGCTTCACGCTCGGCGGCGTGGAGGAGCTCCGCGATCCCGCCGTGCGGCTCATGCTCGCCATCGACGCCGATGACCACGTGCAGGCCGCCACGAGCTGGCTGCCCACCTTGCGCGACGGCGAGGTCGTCGGCTGGACGCTCGACTTCATGCGCCGCCGCCCGGACGGCGTCCACGGCGTGATGGAGTTCCTCATCGCCCGCTCCGCCATGCGGATGAAGGAGGACGGCATCGAGTTCATGAGCCTGTCCGCCGCGCCGCTCGCGCAGACCCGCGCGGCCTCCCCGAAGGGCGGTCACGAGGATGCCGGCGCCGGCCAGGAACGGCAGGAGAGCGCGGTCGAGTGGATCCTCGAGTTCCTCGCCGAGTCGCTGGAGCCGGTCTACGGGTTCCGCTCGCTGCTCGAGTTCAAGCGCAAGTTCCAGCCGGAGCTGGTGCCGCTGATCATGGCCTACCCGGACGCGACCGCCCTGCCGACCGTGGGCCTCGCGCTCACGCGGGCCTACCTGCCGTCGACGTCCGTGCGCGAACTCACGCGCGTGCTCCGCTCCGCCCGGTGA
- a CDS encoding alpha/beta hydrolase has protein sequence MLHDLEDLSLLSASTVTATTLAPVIGIVLLAVVARRARQTTGARAADPRRTAGELALGALIGALGGLALAFVLGDVMDLFGVVLSLPTRGWTAVGGMGLGILVVAVVRSGRSVTGVGGTGRPTRRLRVLHRVLAVLVVPLVVLTSAIGINADLQEYPNVAAAFGLTRVGPLDTTDLPSAQPADGEPAPDSTVPIEESWTPGEELPAHGRVGSVAIPSTQSGFTARDAIVYLPPAALVPDAPQLPVVIAMSGQPGKPLDLLASGRFESILDAYAADHHGLAPIVVMPDQLGASDANPMCIDSSLGNSETYLTVDVPTWIRANLRVLDDRTSWALLGFSQGGTCAAQLGAAHTDLYGSFVDISGEIGPWAGPETIDVAFGGSRDRYAASIPSAVMASRAPYADTQAVFCVGEEDSGYRPGVEQVEAAAVAAGIDARLSLAPGSSHDWGTVKWCTADALPTLGQRLGLTR, from the coding sequence ATGCTCCACGATCTCGAAGACCTGTCGCTGCTGAGCGCGTCGACGGTCACGGCCACCACGCTCGCGCCCGTGATTGGCATCGTCCTCCTCGCTGTCGTGGCCCGTCGCGCGCGCCAGACGACGGGCGCGCGCGCCGCGGATCCCCGGCGCACGGCCGGCGAGCTCGCCCTGGGCGCCCTCATCGGCGCGCTGGGCGGCCTGGCCCTCGCCTTCGTCCTCGGCGACGTGATGGACCTGTTCGGGGTGGTCCTGTCCCTGCCGACACGCGGCTGGACGGCCGTCGGCGGCATGGGGCTCGGCATCCTCGTCGTCGCCGTCGTGCGCAGCGGCCGCAGCGTCACCGGGGTGGGCGGCACCGGGCGGCCGACGCGACGTCTGCGCGTCCTGCACCGGGTGCTCGCCGTGCTCGTGGTGCCGCTGGTCGTGCTGACGTCCGCCATCGGCATCAACGCGGACCTGCAGGAGTACCCGAACGTGGCGGCGGCCTTCGGCCTCACCCGCGTCGGTCCGCTCGACACGACCGACCTCCCGTCGGCCCAGCCCGCGGACGGGGAGCCGGCCCCGGACTCCACCGTGCCGATCGAGGAGTCGTGGACGCCGGGCGAGGAGCTCCCCGCCCACGGCCGCGTCGGATCCGTTGCCATCCCGAGCACGCAGTCGGGCTTCACGGCGCGCGACGCCATCGTCTACCTCCCGCCCGCGGCGCTCGTGCCGGACGCCCCCCAGCTGCCCGTGGTCATCGCCATGTCGGGGCAGCCGGGCAAGCCGCTCGACCTGCTCGCGTCCGGCCGATTCGAGTCGATCCTCGACGCCTACGCCGCGGACCACCACGGCCTCGCGCCCATCGTCGTCATGCCGGACCAGCTGGGCGCGTCGGACGCGAACCCCATGTGCATCGACTCGTCCCTGGGCAACTCGGAGACCTACCTCACGGTCGACGTACCCACCTGGATCCGCGCGAACCTCCGCGTGCTCGACGATCGCACGTCGTGGGCCCTGCTCGGCTTCTCGCAGGGCGGCACGTGCGCCGCGCAGCTCGGCGCCGCGCATACCGACCTGTACGGCTCCTTCGTCGACATCTCCGGCGAGATCGGCCCGTGGGCCGGCCCCGAGACCATCGACGTCGCCTTCGGCGGGTCGCGCGACAGGTACGCGGCATCGATCCCCTCGGCCGTCATGGCCAGCCGCGCCCCCTACGCCGACACCCAGGCCGTGTTCTGCGTGGGCGAGGAGGACTCCGGGTACCGTCCCGGCGTGGAGCAGGTGGAGGCAGCCGCTGTCGCCGCGGGGATCGACGCGCGGCTGAGCCTCGCGCCCGGCAGCTCGCACGACTGGGGGACGGTCAAGTGGTGCACGGCCGACGCCCTCCCCACCCTCGGTCAGCGTCTGGGGCTCACCCGATGA
- the era gene encoding GTPase Era: MTDPRDDETAAEAAPRDGAPADAAPADATAEPAPLSDEAWGIDRAAEPSRAKRKPRGGAPAYRAGFVSFVGRPNVGKSTLTNALVGEKVAITSSKPQTTRKAIRGIVHRPDGQLILVDTPGIHRPRTLLGERLNALVQTTLGDVDVIGLCIPADERIGPGDRFINEQLDEYPRARKIAIVTKTDSASRHAVAEQLLAVQELRDWDAIVPVSAVEAIQLDALVGELLKALPVSEQLYPSDAVTEEGLEARISELIREAALEGVQDELPHSLAVTIDDMIQREDKELLEIYANLFVERDSQKGIVIGAQGSRLKHVGQVARAQIEPLVGTRVFLSLRVKIAKDWQRDPKLLGRLGF; encoded by the coding sequence ATGACTGACCCCCGGGACGACGAGACGGCCGCTGAGGCCGCACCGCGCGACGGGGCGCCCGCCGACGCGGCGCCCGCCGACGCGACGGCCGAGCCGGCCCCGCTGTCCGACGAGGCCTGGGGCATCGACCGCGCCGCCGAGCCGTCGCGCGCGAAGCGCAAGCCGCGCGGCGGGGCGCCCGCCTACCGCGCCGGCTTCGTCTCGTTCGTCGGCCGCCCGAACGTGGGCAAGTCCACGCTCACGAACGCCCTGGTGGGGGAGAAGGTCGCCATCACCAGCTCCAAGCCGCAGACGACGCGGAAGGCCATCCGCGGCATCGTGCACCGGCCGGACGGGCAGCTCATCCTCGTCGACACCCCCGGGATCCACCGCCCGCGGACGCTCCTCGGCGAGCGGCTCAACGCGCTGGTGCAGACCACGCTCGGCGACGTGGACGTCATCGGGCTGTGCATCCCCGCGGACGAGCGGATCGGCCCGGGTGACCGCTTCATCAACGAGCAGCTGGACGAGTACCCGCGCGCCCGCAAGATCGCCATCGTCACGAAGACGGACTCCGCCTCCCGGCACGCGGTCGCCGAGCAGCTGCTCGCGGTGCAGGAGCTGCGCGACTGGGACGCGATCGTGCCCGTCTCCGCCGTCGAGGCGATCCAGCTCGACGCGCTCGTGGGCGAGCTGCTGAAGGCGCTGCCCGTCTCGGAGCAGCTCTACCCGTCCGACGCGGTCACCGAGGAGGGGCTCGAGGCGCGCATCTCGGAGCTCATCCGCGAGGCGGCGCTCGAGGGCGTGCAGGACGAGCTGCCGCACTCCCTCGCCGTGACGATCGACGACATGATCCAGCGCGAGGACAAGGAGCTCCTCGAGATCTACGCGAACCTCTTCGTCGAGCGCGACAGCCAGAAGGGCATCGTCATCGGCGCGCAGGGGTCGCGGCTCAAGCACGTGGGGCAGGTGGCGCGCGCGCAGATCGAGCCGCTCGTCGGCACGCGCGTGTTCCTGTCGCTGCGCGTGAAGATCGCCAAGGACTGGCAGCGCGACCCGAAGCTGCTCGGCCGCCTCGGCTTCTGA
- a CDS encoding trimeric intracellular cation channel family protein, translating into MDPVPLTIPLWADLLAVSIGSLQGAMFAAGFRDRKLDLLGIAIIGTATGLGGGLLRDVFLDVTPAALSSNWLMLVAVAAALGGMLLERIFTRLDAVITALDALTIGLFCAIGTSKALAAGVPEVPAVFIGVVSAVGGSFVRDLLLNLPIAMMHVGSLYAVAAGVGAVIVVLLATFGVPMWIAAIVCVAVTATTRLLAVRFGWSLPEQRALSRLRFTALRRPRPRR; encoded by the coding sequence ATGGATCCCGTCCCCCTCACCATCCCGCTCTGGGCGGACCTCCTGGCGGTCAGCATCGGCAGCCTGCAGGGCGCCATGTTCGCGGCGGGCTTCCGCGACCGCAAGCTCGACCTGCTCGGCATCGCCATCATCGGCACGGCCACGGGTCTCGGCGGCGGCCTCCTCCGCGACGTGTTCCTCGATGTCACGCCCGCGGCGCTCTCCAGCAACTGGCTCATGCTCGTCGCGGTCGCGGCGGCCCTCGGCGGCATGCTCCTGGAGCGGATCTTCACGCGCCTCGACGCCGTCATCACCGCCCTCGACGCGCTCACCATCGGCCTGTTCTGCGCCATCGGCACGTCGAAGGCGCTGGCGGCCGGGGTGCCGGAGGTCCCGGCCGTCTTCATCGGCGTCGTGTCGGCGGTCGGCGGCTCGTTCGTCCGCGACCTCCTGCTCAACCTGCCCATCGCGATGATGCACGTGGGCTCGCTCTACGCGGTCGCCGCGGGCGTGGGCGCCGTCATCGTCGTGCTGCTCGCGACGTTCGGCGTGCCCATGTGGATCGCCGCCATCGTCTGCGTGGCCGTCACGGCCACCACCCGGCTGCTCGCGGTGCGCTTCGGCTGGAGCCTGCCGGAGCAGCGCGCGCTCAGCCGCCTGCGCTTCACGGCGCTGCGCCGGCCGCGTCCGCGGCGCTGA
- the ybeY gene encoding rRNA maturation RNase YbeY — protein MSIEINNESAIEVDEPLIQRLATYALDTLHVHPDAELAIVMVDEGAMEQLHVQWMDEPGPTDVLSFPMDELRPGTEDRPTPAGLLGDIVVCPQVAAEQAVAAGHSTMEEILLLTAHGILHLLGFDHAEPDEEREMFGLQRDILIGFAMSERGR, from the coding sequence ATGAGCATCGAGATCAACAACGAGTCGGCGATCGAGGTCGACGAGCCGCTCATCCAGCGGCTCGCGACCTACGCGCTCGACACCCTGCACGTGCACCCCGACGCCGAGCTCGCCATCGTGATGGTGGACGAGGGCGCGATGGAGCAGCTGCACGTGCAGTGGATGGACGAGCCCGGCCCCACCGACGTCCTCAGCTTCCCGATGGACGAGCTCCGGCCCGGCACCGAGGACCGGCCGACGCCCGCCGGGCTCCTCGGCGACATCGTCGTGTGCCCGCAGGTCGCGGCCGAGCAGGCAGTGGCGGCGGGGCACTCCACGATGGAGGAGATCCTGCTGCTGACGGCGCACGGCATCCTGCACCTGCTCGGCTTCGACCACGCCGAGCCCGACGAGGAGCGCGAGATGTTCGGCCTCCAGCGCGACATCCTGATCGGGTTCGCCATGAGCGAGCGCGGGCGCTGA
- the leuA gene encoding 2-isopropylmalate synthase, giving the protein MKSTQTPSGMPIHKYRPFHEQIAVDLPDRTWPARRITEAPRWCAVDLRDGNQALIDPMSPERKRIMFDLLVRMGYKEIEVGFPSASQTDFDFVRSLIEEGAIPDDVTIQVLTQAREHLIARTYESLRGAKQAIVHLYNSTSVLQREVVFRTDRQGIIDIALEGARLCRRYEETIPEVDVYYEYSPESYTGTELEFAAEICNRVVEVLDPTPERKVILNLPATVEMATPNVYADSIEWMCRHLDRRDEVLVSLHPHNDRGTAVAAAELGYLAGADRIEGCLFGNGERTGNVDLVALGINLFTQGIDPQIDFSDLDGIKRTAEHCNQLAVPERSPWAGDLVYTAFSGSHQDAIKKGFEAMAVDAAAQGVTVDDIPWAVPYLPVDPQDLGRSYEAVIRVNSQSGKGGVAYLLKADHSLDLPRRLQIEFSGVVQAKTDAEGGEVTSAQIWSIFQDEYLPAPLDRVEEKWGRFELTSTRTSSDMGGSVSLEVELRDGDEVRESSASGNGPIAAFLKVLADQGVDVRLLDYVEHALSASGDALAASYVELEVEGVRLWGVGIDEDSSTASLEAIVSGVNRAIRRTVREPELAAV; this is encoded by the coding sequence ATGAAGAGCACGCAGACCCCCAGCGGGATGCCGATCCACAAGTACCGCCCGTTCCACGAGCAGATCGCCGTGGACCTGCCCGACCGCACGTGGCCCGCGCGCCGGATCACCGAGGCGCCGCGCTGGTGCGCGGTCGACCTGCGCGACGGCAACCAGGCGCTCATCGACCCGATGAGCCCCGAGCGCAAGCGGATCATGTTCGACCTGCTGGTGCGCATGGGCTACAAGGAGATCGAGGTCGGCTTCCCGTCGGCCAGCCAGACCGACTTCGACTTCGTGCGCAGCCTCATCGAGGAGGGCGCGATCCCGGACGACGTCACGATCCAGGTCCTCACGCAGGCGCGCGAGCACCTCATCGCCCGCACCTACGAGTCGCTGCGCGGGGCGAAGCAGGCCATCGTGCACCTCTACAACTCGACGAGCGTGCTGCAGCGCGAGGTCGTGTTCCGCACCGACAGGCAGGGGATCATCGACATCGCGCTCGAGGGCGCGCGCCTCTGCAGGCGGTACGAGGAGACGATCCCCGAGGTCGACGTCTACTACGAGTACTCGCCCGAGAGCTACACGGGCACGGAGCTCGAGTTCGCGGCGGAGATCTGCAACCGCGTCGTCGAGGTCCTCGACCCGACCCCCGAGCGCAAGGTGATCCTCAACCTGCCCGCGACCGTCGAGATGGCGACCCCGAACGTCTACGCCGACTCCATCGAGTGGATGTGCCGCCACCTCGACCGCCGCGACGAGGTGCTCGTCTCGCTGCACCCGCACAACGACCGCGGCACGGCCGTGGCCGCCGCGGAGCTCGGCTACCTGGCCGGCGCCGACCGCATCGAGGGCTGCCTCTTCGGCAACGGGGAGCGCACCGGCAACGTCGACCTCGTCGCGCTCGGCATCAACCTGTTCACGCAGGGCATCGACCCCCAGATCGACTTCAGCGACCTCGACGGGATCAAGCGCACGGCCGAGCACTGCAACCAGCTGGCCGTGCCCGAGCGGAGCCCGTGGGCGGGCGACCTCGTCTACACGGCGTTCAGCGGATCGCACCAGGACGCCATCAAGAAGGGCTTCGAGGCCATGGCCGTCGACGCGGCGGCGCAGGGCGTCACGGTCGACGACATCCCGTGGGCCGTGCCGTACCTGCCGGTCGACCCGCAGGACCTCGGCCGCTCCTACGAGGCCGTGATCCGCGTGAACTCGCAGTCGGGCAAGGGCGGCGTCGCCTACCTGCTCAAGGCCGACCACTCGCTCGACCTGCCGCGCCGCCTCCAGATCGAGTTCTCGGGCGTCGTGCAGGCCAAGACCGACGCCGAGGGCGGCGAGGTCACGAGCGCGCAGATCTGGTCGATCTTCCAGGACGAGTACCTGCCCGCGCCGCTCGACCGCGTCGAGGAGAAGTGGGGTCGCTTCGAGCTCACGTCCACGCGGACGTCGAGCGACATGGGCGGATCCGTGTCCCTCGAGGTCGAGCTCCGTGACGGCGACGAGGTGCGCGAGTCCTCCGCGTCCGGCAACGGCCCGATCGCCGCGTTCCTGAAGGTGCTGGCCGACCAGGGCGTCGACGTGCGCCTGCTCGACTACGTGGAGCACGCCCTCAGCGCGAGCGGCGACGCGCTGGCCGCGTCGTACGTGGAGCTGGAGGTCGAGGGCGTGCGCCTCTGGGGCGTCGGCATCGACGAGGACAGCTCGACGGCGTCGCTCGAGGCGATCGTCTCCGGGGTCAACCGGGCCATCCGCCGCACCGTGCGCGAGCCGGAGCTGGCCGCGGTCTGA
- a CDS encoding response regulator, giving the protein MPTPPIRVALVDDQALFRTGVRMLISSQPDLEFAGEAANGQEAVELARTEHPDVILMDIRMPVMDGIQATAEVLRAADARGDRPPRVLVLTTFDLDESAARAIRAGASGFVLKDADPEFLLAAIRTVHAGNSVIAASATRQLLEHFDPGSRPRVAPPAFASLTSREREIFVLAARGLSNAEIAQAEFLSEATVKTHVSRILAKLSLRDRVQLVVFAFEHRLNGSPTQG; this is encoded by the coding sequence GTGCCCACCCCACCCATCCGCGTCGCCCTGGTCGACGACCAGGCCCTGTTCCGCACGGGCGTCCGCATGCTCATCTCCTCGCAGCCCGACCTGGAGTTCGCCGGCGAGGCCGCCAACGGCCAGGAGGCCGTCGAGCTCGCGCGCACCGAGCACCCCGACGTGATCCTCATGGACATCCGCATGCCCGTGATGGACGGGATCCAGGCCACGGCCGAGGTCCTGCGCGCGGCGGACGCGCGGGGCGACCGCCCGCCGCGCGTCCTCGTGCTCACGACCTTCGACCTCGACGAGAGCGCCGCGCGCGCGATCCGGGCAGGGGCGAGCGGCTTCGTGCTGAAGGACGCCGACCCCGAGTTCCTGCTCGCCGCGATCCGCACCGTCCACGCGGGCAACTCCGTCATCGCGGCGTCCGCCACCCGCCAGCTGCTCGAGCACTTCGACCCGGGCTCCCGGCCCCGAGTCGCGCCGCCCGCGTTCGCGTCGCTGACCTCGCGCGAGCGGGAGATCTTCGTCCTCGCGGCACGCGGCCTCAGCAACGCGGAGATCGCGCAGGCGGAGTTCCTCAGCGAGGCGACGGTGAAGACGCACGTGAGCCGCATCCTCGCGAAGCTCAGCCTCCGCGACCGCGTGCAGCTCGTGGTCTTCGCCTTCGAGCACCGGTTGAACGGATCCCCGACCCAGGGCTAG
- a CDS encoding sensor histidine kinase: MHDVVAHSLAVVIAQADGARYARLVDPEAADEALRTISTTARQALGDVRILLAQLRHSEDDAPQPELKELSDLIDQMRSTGLTIEFVESGQPGEFGTGQQLAVYRIVQEALTNVLRHGDVGHPVEVELAWEPDGVSVSVRSRTLPDPVRPARTTTGIIALPVLPPAPATPAQPVGHGLAGMRERATLSGGRFSAGVREGVWTVSAWIPFAPATRPVPRVPVAGASVSTGADAPSRPLTLDELFPPEAAAAGTATPGRPAAHVSPHRTAAARGASASAARRARDDRPGGS, translated from the coding sequence ATGCACGACGTCGTCGCCCACTCGCTCGCCGTCGTGATCGCGCAGGCCGACGGCGCGCGCTACGCACGGCTGGTGGATCCCGAGGCGGCGGACGAGGCGCTGCGCACCATCTCCACCACCGCCCGGCAGGCGCTCGGCGACGTGCGGATCCTCCTGGCGCAGCTCCGGCATAGCGAGGACGACGCCCCGCAGCCCGAGCTCAAGGAGCTGAGCGACCTCATCGACCAGATGCGCTCCACGGGCCTCACCATCGAGTTCGTCGAGTCGGGCCAGCCCGGCGAGTTCGGCACCGGGCAGCAGCTCGCCGTATACCGGATCGTGCAGGAGGCGCTGACCAACGTGCTGCGGCACGGCGACGTCGGGCACCCCGTCGAGGTGGAGCTCGCCTGGGAGCCGGACGGCGTCTCGGTGTCGGTGCGCAGCCGGACGCTCCCGGATCCGGTGCGCCCGGCGCGCACGACGACGGGCATCATCGCCCTCCCCGTGCTGCCGCCCGCCCCCGCCACCCCGGCGCAGCCGGTCGGCCACGGCCTCGCCGGCATGCGCGAGCGCGCCACGCTGTCCGGCGGCCGCTTCTCCGCGGGCGTGCGCGAGGGCGTGTGGACCGTGTCCGCGTGGATCCCGTTCGCTCCCGCCACGCGCCCCGTGCCCCGAGTGCCCGTCGCGGGAGCGTCCGTCAGCACGGGCGCGGACGCGCCCAGCCGCCCCCTCACCCTCGACGAGCTGTTCCCGCCGGAGGCCGCGGCCGCGGGCACCGCGACGCCCGGCAGGCCCGCCGCGCACGTCAGCCCGCACCGCACCGCCGCCGCCCGCGGGGCATCCGCCTCCGCGGCACGCCGCGCGCGCGACGACCGGCCCGGCGGATCCTGA
- a CDS encoding hemolysin family protein, producing MLTLLLPASLLVVFGGLFAAAESAISSLSRADIQELALTSRARRSMLAISSDTGAYVNSLSFVRIIAETSAAVLVTLALAYTIDEWWITMLVAAAIMTAVSFVLVGASPRSVGRVHARPLLAWTALMVRVIRVAIGPVADALVALGNRVTPGRPKTVATFTSEEQLLSMVDEATELEVLEEDDRELIHSIFEFNDTVVREVMIPRTDMVVVEQTVHVGSALGLFLSRGISRAPVTGRDSDEIEGVLYLRDLARMVHERPEEAERTTVDQLARPAVFVPESQKADALLRQMQLESNHLAMVVDEYGGIAGLVTLEDLIEELVGDISDEYDRDVPEFDDLGDGVYRVSARLPIDELGDLFGLELDDDDVDSAGGLLAKTLGRLPERGSVVRVGGLVLTADRVEGRRTRISTILVERDRAGDADDDDDHHEAAPASRGHAHD from the coding sequence ATGCTCACCCTCCTCCTCCCCGCGTCCCTCCTGGTCGTGTTCGGCGGCCTGTTCGCGGCCGCCGAGTCCGCCATCTCGTCGCTGTCCCGCGCGGACATCCAGGAGCTCGCCCTCACCTCGCGCGCCCGCCGGTCGATGCTCGCCATCTCCAGCGACACGGGCGCGTACGTCAACTCGCTGAGCTTCGTGCGCATCATCGCGGAGACGAGCGCCGCCGTGCTCGTGACGCTGGCGCTCGCGTACACGATCGACGAGTGGTGGATCACGATGCTCGTGGCCGCCGCGATCATGACGGCCGTGTCCTTCGTGCTGGTGGGCGCCAGCCCGCGCTCGGTGGGCCGGGTGCACGCGCGCCCGCTCCTCGCGTGGACGGCGCTCATGGTGCGGGTGATCCGCGTCGCCATCGGCCCGGTCGCCGACGCCCTCGTCGCGCTCGGCAACCGCGTCACCCCCGGCCGCCCCAAGACCGTCGCGACGTTCACGAGCGAGGAGCAGCTGCTCAGCATGGTCGACGAGGCCACGGAGCTCGAGGTGCTCGAGGAGGACGACCGGGAGCTCATCCACTCGATCTTCGAGTTCAACGACACCGTCGTGCGCGAGGTGATGATCCCGCGCACGGACATGGTGGTGGTCGAGCAGACCGTGCACGTCGGATCGGCGCTCGGCCTCTTCCTCTCCCGCGGCATCTCCCGCGCGCCCGTGACGGGTCGCGACTCCGACGAGATCGAGGGCGTCCTCTACCTCCGTGACCTCGCGCGCATGGTCCACGAGCGGCCCGAGGAGGCGGAGCGCACGACCGTCGACCAGCTCGCGCGCCCCGCCGTCTTCGTCCCCGAGTCGCAGAAGGCCGACGCGCTGCTGCGGCAGATGCAGCTCGAGTCGAACCACCTCGCGATGGTGGTGGACGAGTACGGCGGCATCGCCGGGCTCGTCACGCTCGAGGACCTCATCGAGGAGCTCGTGGGCGACATCAGCGACGAGTACGACCGCGACGTGCCCGAGTTCGACGACCTCGGGGACGGCGTGTACCGTGTGAGCGCCCGGCTCCCGATCGACGAGCTGGGCGACCTGTTCGGGCTCGAGCTCGACGACGACGACGTGGACAGCGCCGGCGGCCTCCTCGCGAAGACCCTGGGGCGCCTTCCCGAGCGCGGATCCGTGGTGCGCGTCGGCGGGCTGGTCCTCACGGCCGACCGGGTCGAGGGGCGCCGCACGCGCATCAGCACGATCCTCGTCGAGCGCGACCGCGCGGGCGACGCCGACGACGACGACGACCACCACGAGGCGGCCCCCGCCAGCAGAGGACACGCCCATGACTGA